The proteins below come from a single Magallana gigas chromosome 10, xbMagGiga1.1, whole genome shotgun sequence genomic window:
- the LOC136272035 gene encoding E3 ubiquitin-protein ligase TRIM71-like, with protein sequence MAYSKSQVPDTAQHYLVCGIKDCEKNCLFYCNPCHQPMCEQCRDEHQKSPETKNHELVSYRHRKDHLPVEKCRDHPTKDLDILCDQCSVPLCSKCSTMPVHKGHSFTDLETIYTENSTACRQEIQNIQAYFIPMAKDLQNEIKLDATNIKTIMDGIRSSMMDEAKSLKTLVDEVTSDNIEQVNKMEESLKEMLQSQDITYEDYISYLKDLVNQFYGYLSSTQFQNNAIIFPLSEYFKIRPIPETTKPVPPVFTAGRYSKEMVAKLLGKITVSKTKPENRKVKAMETASKHLKHTRLQGREKYGVKQRLSSSVTKVREYTVPGVDSVHHISQGKSSSLWVSDNCSHIVHTDLQGNQLQNIKTSGGRYVGNLTVTQEGDLIYADKQNKVINRITPDKTITEFIKTGDWTPLSIHSSHINGDILVGMIKEAKGKVTRYNKTGKEIQNIERDNKGQELYSYPHYITENINGDICTSDLIKQAVVVVNKSGQHRFSYTGQGSEFYPRGVCTDRLGHILVCDICSNTVHLLDQVGQFLCLLLKQQEGAWSPCNVCVDGENNLIVGHWKTNTVTVYKYLQ encoded by the coding sequence ATGGCATATTCGAAATCACAAGTACCTGACACAGCTCAGCACTATTTGGTTTGTGGCATCAAAGACTGTGAAAAGAACTGTCTGTTTTACTGCAATCCTTGTCACCAACCTATGTGTGAACAATGCAGGGACGAACATCAGAAGAGTCCAGAAACCAAGAACCATGAATTGGTCTCTTACCGGCACCGCAAAGATCATCTTCCAGTAGAGAAATGCAGAGATCATCCCACTAAGGATCTAGACATTCTCTGTGACCAATGCAGTGTGCCTTTATGCTCCAAGTGTTCTACAATGCCTGTCCACAAGGGACATTCCTTTACCGACTTGGAGACCATTTATACAGAAAATTCTACAGCGTGTCGTCAAGAAATCCAAAATATTCAAGCTTACTTCATCCCCATGGCAAAAGATttgcaaaatgaaataaaactagaTGCCACAAATATAAAGACAATCATGGATGGCATAAGATCATCAATGATGGATGAAGCCAAGTCTCTCAAAACACTGGTGGACGAAGTTACATCAGATAATATAGAACAAGTCAACAAAATGGAAGAGTCACTAAAGGAGATGCTTCAGAGTCAAGACATAACATACGAAGATTACATATCTTACCTTAAAGACCTTGTTAATCAGTTCTATGGATACCTGTCCTCTACTCAGTTTCAAAATAATGCCATCATTTTCCCACTTTCTGAATACTTTAAAATCCGACCCATACCAGAGACCACCAAACCAGTCCCTCCAGTATTTACAGCTGGTCGATACAGCAAGGAGATGGTTGCCAAACTACTGGGCAAAATAACAGTTTCTAAGACTAAACCAGAAAACAGAAAAGTAAAAGCCATGGAGACTGCTTCTAAACACTTGAAACATACAAGGCTACAGGGAAGAGAGAAATATGGCGTGAAACAAAGACTGTCTTCCTCTGTCACCAAGGTTAGGGAGTACACAGTACCAGGTGTTGACAGTGTACACCATATATCACAAGGCAAATCAAGCTCACTCTGGGTCAGTGATAATTGTAGTCACATTGTCCACACAGATCTACAGGGCAATCagctacaaaatataaaaaccagTGGTGGAAGATATGTAGGGAACCTAACAGTCACACAGGAGGGCGATCTTATCTATGCagacaaacaaaacaaagtcaTCAATAGGATAACACCGGATAAAACCAtcactgaattcattaaaacgGGAGACTGGACGCCACTCAGCATACACTCCTCCCACATCAATGGGGACATTCTGGTGGGGATGATAAAGGAAGCAAAAGGTAAAGTCACCAGATACAACAAGACAGGGaaagaaatacaaaacataGAGAGGGACAACAAAGGACAGGAATTGTATAGTTATCCACactacatcacagaaaacattAATGGTGATATCTGTACATCCGATTTAATCAAACAGGCTGTAGTGGTGGTGAATAAATCCGGACAACAcaggttctcctacacaggTCAAGGGTCAGAGTTTTACCCCCGGGGAGTGTGTACTGATCGCCTGGGTCACATACTGGTGTGTGATATTTGCAGTAACACAGTTCATCTTTTGGACCAGGTCGGGCAGTTTTTGTGTCTCCTTCTCAAACAACAAGAAGGAGCGTGGTCTCCCTGTAATGTGTGTGTGGATGGCGAGAATAATCTTATTGTGGGACACTGGAAAACCAACACCGTGACAGTATACAAGTATCTACAGTGA